A genome region from Sphingobacteriaceae bacterium GW460-11-11-14-LB5 includes the following:
- a CDS encoding SusD/RagB family nutrient-binding outer membrane lipoprotein: MKNKKLYILAILAIAFSSCNKELDEVNINPNAPEIPQPDYLLTGTTKTTADTYWGVANNMNSSLLFTQHWAKVQYTEEDRFIFSNSSFTALWSTGYAQSIAGFNKIIELGDAQGNPNYKGVALVLRSWVFLLLTDAYGDIPYTQAGKIKQFVTPVYDKQKDVYYGILNDLKTAQAALDPASGKAVGGDVIYSGNIALWKKFANSLRLRIALRIADKEPAKAKQVIDEVQAEGGTYINSKSENATLLYSDSPQQNPVAASFETRNDYRISKTIVDKLFALNDPRLPVYASKTDNATPQTYVGIPNGSTNSEASAIGLANSSRPGTYFLAPKAPAVIFSYAELLFDRAEAAARGFTTENAADLYKQAIRASFDQYSIGGSAVDDYLNQVSVQYDTGNYKKSIGEQKWIALFGQGLEAWAERRRLDYPQLTASVNTVLNGQIPVRFIYPGTEQSLNGQNYKNAVSSQGADLLTTKLWFDAF; this comes from the coding sequence ATGAAAAATAAAAAATTATATATACTGGCTATTTTGGCAATTGCATTTTCATCTTGTAATAAAGAGCTGGATGAGGTGAATATTAATCCGAATGCACCAGAAATTCCACAGCCTGATTATTTACTTACCGGAACCACTAAAACTACAGCGGATACCTATTGGGGAGTAGCCAATAACATGAACTCGAGCCTGCTTTTTACACAACATTGGGCTAAAGTTCAATATACGGAAGAAGATCGTTTTATCTTTTCGAACAGTAGTTTTACGGCCTTATGGTCTACAGGCTATGCACAAAGTATCGCCGGTTTTAATAAAATTATCGAATTGGGCGATGCACAGGGCAATCCAAATTATAAAGGAGTTGCATTGGTCTTAAGATCGTGGGTATTTTTGTTACTTACTGATGCTTATGGCGATATTCCATATACACAGGCTGGAAAAATCAAACAGTTTGTGACGCCGGTTTACGATAAACAAAAGGATGTTTATTATGGTATTCTTAACGATTTAAAGACAGCCCAGGCCGCTTTAGATCCAGCTTCAGGAAAGGCTGTAGGTGGAGATGTGATTTATAGTGGCAATATTGCTTTATGGAAAAAGTTTGCCAATTCTTTACGCCTTCGCATCGCTTTACGCATTGCGGATAAAGAGCCGGCCAAAGCCAAACAGGTAATTGATGAAGTACAGGCTGAAGGTGGCACTTATATTAACAGCAAATCGGAGAATGCAACACTGCTCTACAGTGATTCGCCACAGCAAAATCCAGTGGCTGCATCATTCGAAACCCGGAATGATTACCGGATCAGTAAAACCATCGTAGATAAGCTTTTTGCATTAAATGATCCCAGGTTACCCGTTTATGCAAGCAAAACTGATAATGCCACACCTCAAACCTATGTAGGTATCCCGAATGGCTCAACAAATTCAGAAGCCAGTGCAATAGGTTTAGCAAATTCTTCAAGACCAGGAACTTATTTTTTAGCACCAAAAGCACCTGCTGTGATTTTTAGTTATGCCGAATTGCTTTTTGATAGGGCCGAAGCTGCTGCAAGAGGTTTTACTACAGAAAATGCAGCTGACCTGTATAAACAAGCCATCAGGGCATCCTTTGATCAATACAGTATAGGTGGAAGTGCGGTTGATGATTACCTAAATCAGGTTTCGGTACAATATGATACTGGTAATTATAAAAAATCAATCGGTGAGCAAAAGTGGATCGCTTTGTTTGGTCAGGGTTTAGAAGCCTGGGCAGAAAGAAGAAGGTTAGATTATCCGCAGTTAACCGCTTCAGTAAATACCGTGCTGAACGGACAAATTCCGGTACGTTTCATATATCCTGGTACGGAGCAATCATTAAACGGCCAGAATTATAAAAATGCGGTAAGCAGTCAGGGTGCCGATTTATTAACCACCAAACTTTGGTTTGATGCTTTTTAA
- a CDS encoding SusC/RagA family TonB-linked outer membrane protein, whose product MFKNLKSIAFILLLLIAQKLSAQDAKVTGTVKSADGETLPGVSVLIKETKQATISDAKGAFSINAPDKGTLVFSYIGFKSQEIQINKNAGPISVILQSSDNALDEVVVTALGISRQKKSLGYAVQELKGQDLAEAKESNLVNALAGKIAGVRVTNSQGSMGSSRVVIRGETSIAGNNQPLFVVDGIPVDNSQLNSAGARDYANTISDINPEDIESISVLKGPNAAALYGSRAAAGVILIKTKTGKSKKGLGIEVNSNAVLETLLTLPVYQNAFGQGSEGQFSYVDGAGKGLNDGVDESWGPKLDGRLIPQFYSKGVAVPFVAHPDNVRDFFQTGYSLNNGVSVADAGEKYDYRISYNNLKQVGIVPNSGQGKNSFVLNTTLKITPKLSLTANANYSRLNSDNLPGTGGSRSTSTMLQFTWFGRQVDINQLKNYLDENGKTFNWNNSYYSNPYWVAYENTVSQNRNRIIGSVALNYKIIDGLDFNFRTGTDYYNDRRKVRIAYGTNGTPFGSYTESAFTVNENNTDATLNFNKQLNDDFSLELLGGGNIRRQYIEQNDQSAPKLAIAGLYTLKNSRDPLVSSNNLSKLKSYSVYASGQIGFRNYLFANITARNDWSSTLPAQNRSYFYPSFNGSFVATEAFDIKSEALNYLKIRGGWSKVGKDADPYRLINTYVFSAPFTANPQLTTGSIDLNPNLKPETTTSTELGVEAVFFNKRLRFDLSAYNTNSYNQILAVDVSQSTGFSSKLLNAGKINNKGIEAQLGITPVKKAFTWDIDVNFAANRSKVIELDAEKLLTNYVVATNSAQVIATVGQPYGSLFGTAFLRDGNGNIIVNATGAPTINPTKQVLGKYTPDWIGGVYNTFSYKGISLGVLVDASFGGSIYNGTYATGTYTGVLASTLPGRAAEYGGISYYYPGNKKENGTVRVNGTAPAGVTVYDDGIVFDGVTADGKRNEKVLPAQQYYKSFRNIDEANIFDASYVKLREVKLSYNLPAKWLRPLSLQGVSVSLVGRNLWIIHRNTVDIDPEVAFNTGNGQGLESLSNPSTRSYGINLNVKF is encoded by the coding sequence ATGTTTAAAAATTTAAAATCAATAGCGTTTATCTTGCTGCTCCTCATCGCACAAAAGCTTTCCGCTCAGGATGCGAAGGTTACCGGAACGGTAAAGTCGGCAGATGGTGAAACACTCCCTGGTGTTTCCGTTTTAATAAAAGAAACCAAACAAGCTACCATTTCTGATGCGAAGGGCGCTTTTTCTATCAATGCACCAGATAAAGGCACCCTGGTGTTTTCTTACATCGGTTTTAAGAGCCAGGAAATACAGATCAATAAAAATGCCGGCCCGATTTCAGTCATTCTCCAGTCGAGCGATAATGCGCTGGATGAAGTAGTGGTTACCGCCCTGGGTATTTCAAGACAGAAGAAATCGCTCGGTTATGCGGTTCAGGAATTGAAAGGACAGGATTTGGCTGAAGCTAAAGAATCCAACCTGGTAAATGCACTCGCCGGAAAAATAGCCGGTGTACGGGTAACCAATAGCCAGGGGAGTATGGGTTCATCACGAGTAGTCATCAGAGGTGAAACCTCTATCGCCGGAAATAACCAGCCTTTATTTGTGGTTGACGGAATTCCGGTAGACAATTCTCAGTTAAATTCGGCTGGGGCAAGAGATTATGCCAATACCATTTCGGATATCAATCCCGAAGATATAGAATCAATAAGTGTATTAAAAGGACCAAATGCCGCGGCACTATATGGTTCGAGGGCTGCAGCAGGGGTTATCCTCATTAAAACCAAAACCGGTAAATCGAAAAAAGGATTGGGAATTGAGGTCAATTCAAATGCCGTTTTGGAAACGTTACTCACCCTTCCCGTTTATCAAAATGCTTTTGGTCAGGGTTCAGAAGGTCAGTTCAGTTATGTAGATGGCGCAGGTAAAGGCCTTAATGATGGAGTAGACGAAAGCTGGGGGCCAAAATTGGACGGCAGGTTAATTCCACAATTTTATTCGAAAGGAGTGGCGGTTCCATTTGTAGCACATCCTGATAATGTGCGCGACTTTTTTCAAACCGGATATTCATTAAACAATGGCGTATCGGTTGCAGATGCAGGTGAAAAGTACGACTATCGGATATCATACAACAACTTAAAACAGGTGGGTATTGTGCCTAACTCCGGACAGGGCAAAAATTCATTTGTGCTGAATACTACCTTAAAAATAACGCCTAAACTAAGCTTAACAGCGAACGCAAACTACAGCAGACTTAATTCTGATAACTTACCTGGAACAGGTGGTTCAAGATCAACCAGTACCATGTTGCAGTTTACCTGGTTTGGTCGTCAGGTTGATATTAACCAATTGAAAAATTATTTGGATGAAAATGGAAAAACGTTTAACTGGAACAACAGCTATTACAGCAACCCATATTGGGTAGCTTACGAAAATACTGTATCGCAAAACCGTAACCGTATTATTGGAAGTGTTGCACTGAATTATAAAATTATTGACGGACTAGATTTCAATTTCAGAACCGGAACAGATTATTACAATGATAGGCGTAAAGTGAGGATTGCTTATGGTACCAACGGCACACCTTTTGGCTCGTACACGGAAAGTGCTTTCACCGTTAATGAGAACAATACCGATGCGACCTTAAATTTTAACAAACAGTTAAACGACGATTTTAGTCTCGAATTACTGGGTGGAGGTAACATCCGCAGGCAATATATTGAACAGAATGATCAAAGTGCACCAAAACTGGCCATTGCCGGACTTTATACCCTTAAAAACTCCCGCGATCCATTGGTTTCATCAAATAATCTTTCAAAGCTAAAATCTTATAGTGTTTATGCATCAGGGCAGATTGGCTTCAGAAATTACCTTTTTGCCAACATCACGGCCCGTAACGATTGGTCATCAACCTTGCCGGCACAGAACAGGTCTTATTTTTATCCATCGTTTAACGGAAGTTTTGTTGCAACCGAGGCTTTTGATATTAAAAGCGAAGCCCTTAACTACTTAAAAATACGTGGAGGCTGGTCTAAAGTAGGTAAAGATGCAGATCCTTACCGTTTGATTAATACTTATGTGTTTAGTGCGCCATTTACGGCAAATCCTCAGCTGACTACCGGTAGTATCGACCTCAATCCTAATCTTAAGCCAGAAACCACTACCTCAACAGAACTTGGTGTTGAAGCTGTTTTCTTTAATAAGCGATTGAGATTCGATTTAAGTGCATACAATACCAATAGTTACAACCAGATTTTGGCGGTAGATGTAAGTCAAAGTACGGGATTCAGTTCAAAACTGCTTAACGCCGGAAAAATTAACAACAAAGGCATAGAGGCACAGTTGGGAATTACACCGGTTAAGAAGGCTTTTACATGGGATATTGATGTAAACTTTGCTGCAAACAGAAGTAAGGTAATTGAATTGGATGCAGAAAAATTATTGACCAATTATGTTGTTGCTACCAATTCAGCGCAGGTTATTGCTACGGTAGGGCAACCTTACGGATCGTTATTTGGTACCGCATTTTTGAGAGATGGAAATGGAAACATCATTGTAAACGCTACAGGTGCGCCAACAATAAACCCAACCAAACAAGTATTAGGAAAATATACACCAGATTGGATTGGTGGCGTGTACAATACATTCAGCTATAAAGGAATAAGTTTAGGGGTATTGGTTGATGCAAGTTTTGGTGGTTCTATTTACAATGGAACTTATGCAACCGGTACTTATACAGGTGTATTGGCTTCTACATTACCAGGAAGAGCGGCAGAATATGGCGGAATCTCGTATTATTATCCGGGTAACAAAAAAGAGAATGGAACGGTGAGGGTAAACGGAACAGCTCCGGCAGGCGTAACAGTTTACGACGATGGGATTGTTTTTGATGGCGTAACGGCCGATGGCAAACGCAATGAAAAAGTATTACCTGCTCAACAATATTATAAATCGTTCAGAAATATTGATGAAGCCAATATTTTCGATGCTTCCTATGTAAAACTCCGCGAGGTTAAATTAAGTTATAACCTGCCGGCAAAATGGCTTCGCCCGTTAAGTTTACAAGGCGTTTCGGTATCGCTCGTGGGTCGTAACCTTTGGATTATCCACCGCAATACAGTAGATATCGATCCGGAGGTAGCTTTTAATACTGGTAATGGTCAGGGTTTAGAAAGTCTTTCTAACCCAAGCACACGCAGTTACGGTATCAACCTGAATGTTAAATTTTAA